In Trichocoleus sp. FACHB-46, the genomic stretch GGCAGCGAGTTGCTTTGGCAAGGGCGTTAGCAGTGGAGCCGCAAGTGCTACTGCTAGATGAACCTTTTGGGGCGCTAGATGCCAAGGTACGGAAAGATTTAAGAGCCTGGCTACGGCGACTGCATGATGAAGTGCATGTGACGACAGTATTTGTTACTCATGACCAAGAAGAGGCAATGGAAGTCTCAGATGAGATTGTGGTGATGAATAAGGGCCGTGTTGAGCAAATGGGCTCACCCGCCGAGATTTACGATCATCCTGCTAGCGCCTTTGTCATGAGTTTTATTGGTCCGGTCAATGTGCTGCCCAGTAGTTCTCGCATTTTCCAAGACAATGGTTTCGACTCAGCTCACCCAGAAGTATTCCTGCGGCCTCAGGATGTGCTGATTGAAACGTCCCCGAATGGCGTGACGGCAGCTGCCAGAGTCAGTCGCTTAATTCACTTGGGTTGGGAAGTTCAAGCCGAGCTGACCTTGGATGATGGCCAAGTGGTGACGGCGCACCTAACACGAGAGCGCTTCAATGAATTGAACCTGGAACCTGAGCAGCGGGTCTACGTGAAGCCTAAGGAAGCAAAATCCTTCCCCATCTACTACTCCATCTAAATTTGCGTTTGTAAGGCTTTGAGTTTGCACAAGTAATTGCCCAAGTGATTGCCTAAGTAATTGCTCTGGCCTGAGCTTAAGTTCAATCAGTCAAGCTATCCGAAACTTTCCTGATTCACTGTGGCGATCGCGAAGGGATGCAGTGGTGGTCCTCAGTACCTCACCTGATGGTCCTACTTTCGGCTTTAATCTAAGAGGGCTAATAGTGATTGCTACTAGAGAGTGGCAGTGCTAGGGTGCCTATCCTACGCCTCATAACTTGGAATCGTACGCTATGAACTGGTTGAGTTTGTCCGTCCGGCAGTGGCGATCGCTGGGCAAGTTTTTGGGTTTGTTCAGTTTGTGTTGCTTTCTTGCCATCAGTTGTGCTTCTCGACAAGCCACCCAGCCAACTGGTTCTCCTGCGGCCAATAGCACTGGCGATCGCATCGTTTTAGGGACAACTGCCAAAGTGCGGACCCTCGACCCAGCCGATGCTTACGATATTTGGGCGGGCAATTTACTCTACAACTTAGGCGATCGCCTCTACACCTATGAAGCGGGCACAACCAACCTGAAGCCGCAACTGGCAACTGCCCTGCCTCAGGTGAGTGAAGATGGCCTGACCTACAAAATTCCTTTGCGGCAAGGCGTGGTTTTCCACGATGGCACCCCTTTTAACGCCGAAGCGATGGCTTTCTCGCTGCGTCGCTTTATTGAGAATGGGGGACAGCCTTCCTTTTTGCTTAGTGACACGGTGGAGTCAGTCACAGCCACAGGAGAGAGTGAGCTAACCATTCAACTGAAGAAGCCTTTTGCTGCTTTCCCCAATTTACTCGCCTTCTCAGGGACGGTCGCTGTATCCCCAAAAGCTTACGAGGTCGGCCAAGGCAAATTTAAGCCAGCCACTTTTGTCGGGACTGGACCTTATAAATTGGCTCAGTACGGCACCGATTCCTTAAAGCTGGATGTATTTGCCCAGTATTGGGGTGAAAAGCCTGCGAATCAAGGCGTAGATATCCAGAATCTTTCGAGCCCAGCCAATTTATATAACGCTTTTCAGACAGGATCGGTGGATGTTGCTTACCAAAACCTGGACTTAGATCAGGTCCGGAGTTTACAACAGGGAGCACAGCGATCGGGTTGGCAGGTGATTGAAGGCCGAGGTGATGGCATTTACTACCTAACCTTGAACTTGCAAGACAAACCGCTGGATCAAGCCTTGGTCAGACAAGCGATCGCTGCCCTAATTGATCGCCCTCTTTTGCAACAACGGGTGTTTCAAGGCCAGGTGGAGCCACTTTACAGTTTGATTCCTACCACCTTAGATTCCTACAGCCCTGTGTTTCAACAGGCTTATGGGGATGGCAATATTGCAAAAGTTCAGGAGTTGTTGACAAAAGCAGGCTACTCCAAAGACAAGCCGCTGCAACTAGAACTTTGGTATCGTTCTAACCTGACCAGCAATGAGTTGGTTGCTACCACCCTCAAGGCTTTAGCTGCCCAAAAACTGGGTGGAGCCATGACGATTGACCTAAAAAGTGTAGAGTCGGCGACTGCTTACCAAAACTTGGATAAAGGCGCTTATCCGATGTTTATTTTGGACTGGGCTCCTGACTTTTTAGATGCAGATAACTATATTCAGCCCTTCTTAGCTTGTGCTAAAGGCTCAGAAACCACAGGTTGCCAAGAGGGTGCTAGCAAGGGCCAAGGCTCTTTCTACTACAGCGATCGCATCAATCAACTAATTGACCAAGAGCGTCAAGAACGAAATCCCCAGGCCCGCCAAAAAATCTTTGGAGAAATTCAAGAACTTTTGGTGAAGGACGTACCCTTTATTCCCCTTTGGCAAAATAAAGAGTACTTATTTGTTCAAAAAGGCATCTCAGGAGCCCGTCTAGAAGCAACCCAAAAAGTTCCGTTTAGCTCCCTTAAAAAGGGGTAATTCCGTTAGTTAATCTAGTTAATCGTTTTACCCTAGTTCAAGCTACTAGCAAGACTAATGGATTGGATACAAACCAAATTCGTCGCGAATTGAGTTTGTTAACAATTGAGATGCTAGTAGCTTGCCTGCTCGCTTAGTACTACGTAGGAAAAAGCTATCAGAATTGTGAGCTTTTCTAGGGTTGTTGGGATCACTTAGATTTTTCTGATAATAAATGTTTTCTCCATTAAAAACATTGTAAATTGCTCCAGAAAACGGTAAAGGATCAATAGGCATATTTCTTTTTTTCATAGATTTCTCTACATTTCTATGCCCAATCCAATAGGCCTGCTCTTTAGTCTCTCCAGAGAATTCTGATAGCTTATAGGCGCTGTATTTAATGATGTTTGAAGTGCCACATTTAAGATGGAAGCTGCTTTGGTTCCGGTAGATTAATCGGCTCCCATTTTCATACTCGTAACCTTGATTGATAAACCATCCGTTAGCTTGAGGATTCTGGCTCACAAAAGCTGCTAAGTGCTTGCTCACACAATCATCAGCATCTACAAGCATGGTGTGTGAAGGGTTAAATTTCTCGGCGAAGGTCAACCCAAATGAAACCTTTTGTAGCTTATCTCGAAGTTTGTCATCCAAAACATCCAATCTGGGTGGATCAAAGCTTACTGGCACATATTCAATGCTACTATGGCTAAACTTAATGTCAGGGATCTCATGGCAAGCAATCACCACTTTAAAGTTGGGTGATGTTTGATTGCAAATTGATTTTATACATCTTTCAAAGAGCTGAGAAACTCTTTCCCACGAATTAGAAACGCTTGAACTTTTGAGAGGAACAACAAAAACAAGCATAAGAACTTAGTTTTCTAAGTGGTATCCCTTAAAACCAGCATCCGGTGTCAGCTTTCTGCTTGTTAACTGTAATTTTTAGGCAGTGATGCTGATTATTAAAGAGCAAACCATTTAGAAAGTTTAGTTGCCCTTGTTACATTCTCGATTTATGTTCAGTATCAACCCACAAAATTCTGATACTTAGTACTAAAGCCCTATGTCTCGCTCGAAAGCGCTGCAATATTACGTTGTTGCTCGTTTGTTTTTAGCTCCTTTGATGCTTTGGACCATCACTACAGTTGTGTTTCTGTTGCTACGGGCTACTCCTGGTGATGCCGTAGATGTGATTTTGGGGCCGAGAGCACCAGAGGCCGCAAAAGTAGCCTTACGGCAACAGTTAGGGTTGGATTTGCCTCTTTGGCAGCAGTATCTCAACTACTTGGGCGATTTGCTACGTCTAGATCTGGGCACTTCGTTAACTGTCCGAGGCCAATCGGTATGGGAAATCATTCAAGCTTATTTCCCCGCCACGGTAGAGTTAGCGGTCTTTAGCATGGCGATCGCGTTGCTAGTTGGCGTCAGCGTTGGCATTCTCTCAGCTTCCAAGCCAGATACTGTGTTTGATGCGGGTGGGCGACTGTTCGGCATCATTACTTATTCGGTGCCCCTGTTCTGGGCAGGCATGTTGTTGCAACTTATTTTTGCAGTGCAACTCCGTTGGTTTCCGATTGGAAGCCGTTTTCCAATCACGGTGCCAGTACCACAAGGGCCAACTGGGCTCTACACGGTGGACAGTCTTCTCAGCGGCAACCTCGCGCAGTTTGGAGTTGCGCTTTACTATCTCACTTTGCCTTGCCTCACCTTAGGAATTTTACTCAGTGGCATTTTTGAGCGGATGGTGCGAGTGAATCTCAAGCAAACCCTGAAGGCGGATTATGTAGAAGCTGCCAGAGCTAGGGGGATTTCTGAAGGCAAAGTTTTGTGGTCGCATGCCCTCAAAAATGCCTTGATTCCTGTGATCACGGTCTTAGGATTGACTCTCGCTGCGATGCTGGGAGGTGCCATTTTGACAGAAGTGACGTTCTCTTGGCCAGGGTTAGCCAACCGCTTGTACGAGGCGATCAATCAGCGAGATTATCCTACGGTGCAGGGCATTGTGGTATTTTTTGCGGCGATCGTTGTTTTGGCCAGTATCGCGATCGATCTCTTAAATGCCTATGTTGATCCTCGGATTCGCTACTAGGGTCCGTCTGAGTTAAGAATCTCCCTCAAATGGCTGAACTGAGTCGAATTAGATTTACAACTGAAGTAGGTAGGAACATCATTCTGCCAGGCCAAGACCGCAGTAATTTCACCCTTGCAGCTCGTCCTGTTGCAGGAGGCAAGAGTTTGGCAGTTAAGCGAGATTAGATATAGAGCCAAGCGTTCCTTGGAGGCAAGGAATATGAAACGAGAACTGTTAGCAGCCACTGCATTATTGACAACTTTGTGGATGGCTATGCCAGCCCAAGCTGAAGACCCTGACCATGTTAAGCAACTTCTAAGCACCAAAGTTTGCAGTGGGTGTAATCTCACGGGTGCTGACTTGAGAGGCGCCAATTTGACAGGTGCTCATCTACTAGGCGCTGACCTAAGAGGTGCAAACTTACAAGGGGCATTGCTGAACCGTGCCAATTTGGAAGGGTCTGACCTCACAGGCGCTAATTTGCAAGGAGCTAACTTGGCAGGAGCCTTTGCTAGTGATGCTGTCTTTGACCAAGCCAATTTGAATCTCGCGAACCTTGCCAGTGCTCAGCTCCATCACGCCAACATGCAAGGTGCCACGATTAATGGAGCCAACTTAGCTGGTACGCAGCTCTTTGGCACCAACCTCAACATTGGTGGTGAATAAGGCGAACCTCAATCAGGTTAGTCGTTTGCCAACCCTAGTTCCTCATGCCTTAGCCTTACGGATTCGTTTGTGATTCAGGTTGAGGCTGATTAGCTAGCTCGATTTGCTTAGTGAAATAATCTTGCTGGTGGTTAAGTTGCTGAGCTAGGGTGAGACCTTGCTGGAAGGCCGCAACTGCTTGGGCGTATTCTTTACGAGCTGTGTGAATTTGGCCCAGCTTGTCGTAAGCATTCATTCTGCCGTAGACATTGTAGGACTGGGCTTCTACATCTACTAAAAACCCATAGATACGTAAGGCTTTGTCTAGCTCATTTTGCGCTTGGTAAAGTTCGCCCAAACGTTTCAAAGCTTCGCTGGCATGAGCGAATTGTTGTAGGGATTGGGCTAGAAGATAAGTGGCTTGATAGTTTTCTATGGCTTGATTAAGTTGCCCTAGAGCTTGATAATTGGCAGCGATCGCCAGCTTTAATCTGGGTACTTGAGTGGCATCTTGAGCTTGGTAAAGATTAATCAGTTCTTGCTGAACAGCGATCGCGGGCTCTGGTTGTTTGCCTTGTTCGTAGATGTAGGCAAGCTGTTGGAGTAGGCTAGTTTCAGTCAAGGTTCGGCTAGGAGTGGCTCCTGGGAGGGTTCCTCGATTGCGAACCAAAGTCAGGAGTTGTTGATAGGTAGTAGCTGCATTGTTGTAGGAAAACCAGTTGACGTGAAGCTGACCAATAGTATCGAGGGTACTAGCTTCTGCCGCTAAGTCTTGCTGCTGGCGCACGATCGCCAAAGTTTGTTCGTACACAGCCACGGCTAAATCTTTCGCTCGCAGCTGCTGATAAGCTTGCCCCAGCGATCGCAAAAGTTCCAAGTTATTAGAAGATTGAGCTTGCTGTTGAATGGCTTGCAGTCGCTCAGAAATTTGTCTGACATCGGTGGTGCGGTTCTCTTCCCAAGCTATGCTACCCACTCGGTTCAACGCTGCTACTTCTTCCAATAAACCCAACGCTCGTCGCAGGC encodes the following:
- a CDS encoding sulfate/molybdate ABC transporter ATP-binding protein encodes the protein MGIVVENVSKQFGSFQAVDQVSLEVKTGSLVALLGPSGSGKSTLLRLIAGLETPDSGKILLTGRDATYQSVQDRNIGFVFQHYALFKHLTVRKNIAFSLEIRKTPKSKITNRVEELLDLVQLRGLGDRYPSQLSGGQRQRVALARALAVEPQVLLLDEPFGALDAKVRKDLRAWLRRLHDEVHVTTVFVTHDQEEAMEVSDEIVVMNKGRVEQMGSPAEIYDHPASAFVMSFIGPVNVLPSSSRIFQDNGFDSAHPEVFLRPQDVLIETSPNGVTAAARVSRLIHLGWEVQAELTLDDGQVVTAHLTRERFNELNLEPEQRVYVKPKEAKSFPIYYSI
- a CDS encoding ABC transporter substrate-binding protein, with protein sequence MNWLSLSVRQWRSLGKFLGLFSLCCFLAISCASRQATQPTGSPAANSTGDRIVLGTTAKVRTLDPADAYDIWAGNLLYNLGDRLYTYEAGTTNLKPQLATALPQVSEDGLTYKIPLRQGVVFHDGTPFNAEAMAFSLRRFIENGGQPSFLLSDTVESVTATGESELTIQLKKPFAAFPNLLAFSGTVAVSPKAYEVGQGKFKPATFVGTGPYKLAQYGTDSLKLDVFAQYWGEKPANQGVDIQNLSSPANLYNAFQTGSVDVAYQNLDLDQVRSLQQGAQRSGWQVIEGRGDGIYYLTLNLQDKPLDQALVRQAIAALIDRPLLQQRVFQGQVEPLYSLIPTTLDSYSPVFQQAYGDGNIAKVQELLTKAGYSKDKPLQLELWYRSNLTSNELVATTLKALAAQKLGGAMTIDLKSVESATAYQNLDKGAYPMFILDWAPDFLDADNYIQPFLACAKGSETTGCQEGASKGQGSFYYSDRINQLIDQERQERNPQARQKIFGEIQELLVKDVPFIPLWQNKEYLFVQKGISGARLEATQKVPFSSLKKG
- a CDS encoding glycosyltransferase family 2 protein, with amino-acid sequence MLVFVVPLKSSSVSNSWERVSQLFERCIKSICNQTSPNFKVVIACHEIPDIKFSHSSIEYVPVSFDPPRLDVLDDKLRDKLQKVSFGLTFAEKFNPSHTMLVDADDCVSKHLAAFVSQNPQANGWFINQGYEYENGSRLIYRNQSSFHLKCGTSNIIKYSAYKLSEFSGETKEQAYWIGHRNVEKSMKKRNMPIDPLPFSGAIYNVFNGENIYYQKNLSDPNNPRKAHNSDSFFLRSTKRAGKLLASQLLTNSIRDEFGLYPIH
- a CDS encoding ABC transporter permease is translated as MSRSKALQYYVVARLFLAPLMLWTITTVVFLLLRATPGDAVDVILGPRAPEAAKVALRQQLGLDLPLWQQYLNYLGDLLRLDLGTSLTVRGQSVWEIIQAYFPATVELAVFSMAIALLVGVSVGILSASKPDTVFDAGGRLFGIITYSVPLFWAGMLLQLIFAVQLRWFPIGSRFPITVPVPQGPTGLYTVDSLLSGNLAQFGVALYYLTLPCLTLGILLSGIFERMVRVNLKQTLKADYVEAARARGISEGKVLWSHALKNALIPVITVLGLTLAAMLGGAILTEVTFSWPGLANRLYEAINQRDYPTVQGIVVFFAAIVVLASIAIDLLNAYVDPRIRY
- a CDS encoding pentapeptide repeat-containing protein, translating into MKRELLAATALLTTLWMAMPAQAEDPDHVKQLLSTKVCSGCNLTGADLRGANLTGAHLLGADLRGANLQGALLNRANLEGSDLTGANLQGANLAGAFASDAVFDQANLNLANLASAQLHHANMQGATINGANLAGTQLFGTNLNIGGE
- a CDS encoding lipopolysaccharide assembly protein LapB — its product is MTLPFGSLNRLASLTRWLRSPQVLQRGSIIAALVVLGLSSYAPSAAAKKATQPDEFPPNPLELKLPDPLLPAATSDRPLTDQEQQTLRTALDELNAQATAQFRSGQLESAFEIWYRELRLRRALGLLEEVAALNRVGSIAWEENRTTDVRQISERLQAIQQQAQSSNNLELLRSLGQAYQQLRAKDLAVAVYEQTLAIVRQQQDLAAEASTLDTIGQLHVNWFSYNNAATTYQQLLTLVRNRGTLPGATPSRTLTETSLLQQLAYIYEQGKQPEPAIAVQQELINLYQAQDATQVPRLKLAIAANYQALGQLNQAIENYQATYLLAQSLQQFAHASEALKRLGELYQAQNELDKALRIYGFLVDVEAQSYNVYGRMNAYDKLGQIHTARKEYAQAVAAFQQGLTLAQQLNHQQDYFTKQIELANQPQPESQTNP